In Sulfitobacter sp. OXR-159, one DNA window encodes the following:
- a CDS encoding response regulator transcription factor: MSRDTAPRPLVTILDDEPEIRSMLSDTLEEAGFDTLSFGRARAFEAALANHTPDVCLVDLSLPDTDGLTLVHRLALEQGAIVIIISGRAQVQDRVTGLELGADDYIIKPFDPAEVVARIRARLRSAKPTPQAGTTARFNGWTAHFDRYVLQDATGTEVTFSHAEGEVLRLFLDAPKRLISRAQMQESLGGVASESFDRAMDVRISRLRTKLGEDPKNPQLIKTIYGAGYIFLGDVDWD; the protein is encoded by the coding sequence ATGAGCCGTGATACCGCCCCGCGCCCGCTGGTCACCATTCTGGATGACGAGCCTGAAATCCGCAGCATGCTGTCAGATACGCTTGAAGAAGCGGGCTTCGACACGCTGAGCTTTGGTCGCGCGCGGGCTTTTGAGGCCGCCTTGGCCAACCATACGCCCGATGTCTGCCTTGTCGATCTCAGCCTGCCCGACACCGACGGGCTGACGCTGGTCCACCGGCTGGCGCTGGAGCAAGGCGCGATCGTTATCATCATCTCGGGCCGCGCGCAGGTGCAAGACCGGGTGACCGGGCTGGAGTTGGGGGCCGATGATTACATCATCAAACCTTTCGACCCGGCGGAAGTGGTCGCCCGCATCCGCGCGCGCCTGCGCAGCGCCAAGCCCACCCCGCAGGCTGGCACCACCGCGCGGTTCAACGGCTGGACTGCGCATTTCGACCGCTATGTCTTGCAGGATGCGACAGGCACCGAGGTGACATTTTCCCACGCCGAAGGCGAGGTGCTGCGCCTGTTCCTAGACGCACCGAAACGCCTGATCAGCCGCGCGCAGATGCAAGAAAGCCTTGGTGGCGTCGCCTCGGAGAGCTTTGACCGGGCGATGGACGTGCGCATCTCGCGGTTGCGCACGAAACTTGGCGAAGACCCGAAAAACCCGCAATTGATCAAGACGATCTATGGCGCGGGCTATATCTTCCTTGGCGATGTGGATTGGGACTGA
- a CDS encoding c-type cytochrome, which produces MKPERQGMDKNFGMVAVAAVVAIGGYMWWRAEEAPAPTASGAAMAAVTLPDSLSEQAQIGARAFEAKCSACHGVNAAGRDGSGPPLIHKIYEPSHHGDGAFLVAATNGVRQHHWSFGNMPPVEGITQAEVKSIVTYVREVQRANGID; this is translated from the coding sequence ATGAAACCCGAAAGGCAGGGCATGGACAAGAACTTTGGAATGGTGGCGGTGGCTGCGGTGGTCGCGATTGGCGGATATATGTGGTGGCGTGCCGAAGAGGCCCCGGCCCCCACAGCAAGCGGCGCGGCGATGGCAGCCGTTACCCTGCCGGACAGCCTGAGCGAGCAGGCGCAGATCGGCGCACGTGCATTTGAAGCGAAATGCTCGGCCTGTCACGGGGTTAATGCCGCCGGGCGCGACGGGTCCGGCCCACCGCTGATCCATAAAATTTATGAGCCCAGCCACCATGGCGATGGCGCCTTTCTGGTCGCGGCAACCAATGGCGTACGCCAGCACCACTGGTCTTTCGGCAATATGCCCCCGGTGGAAGGGATCACCCAGGCCGAGGTTAAATCCATCGTGACCTATGTGCGCGAGGTGCAGCGTGCCAACGGCATCGACTAG
- a CDS encoding AMP-binding protein, with product MPALLHRNASEFANAPAYREKEYGIWQSWTWSQTRDEVEALALGFLELGLDEGDFVAVIGRNRPYLYWAMMAAQMAGAIPVPLYQDANAEEMAYVMGHCGARIAVVGDQEQVDKIIEVQAQLPDFERMVYLDPRGLRKYDHSKLDQYSAVQELGRANREKHIAELEARQAKLNYDSTGVMLYTSGTTGKPKGVVLSNRNVIETAKSSSEFDNLRRTDEILAYLPMAWVGDFIFSVGQALWTGFCTNCPESADTMHVDLREIGPTYYFAPPRVFETQLTSVMIRMEDASRFKKWLFDTFMAHARKVGPAILDGKKVSFMDRAKYALGELMIYGPLKNTLGFSRVRVGYTAGEAIGPEIFDFYRSLGINLKQLYGQTEATVFITAQPDGEVRSDTVGVTCPGVELKIADNGEVFYRSPGVFVEYYKNPESTADTKDAEGWVATGDAGFIEEGSGHLRIIDRAKDVGQMADGRLFAPKYVENKLKFFPNILETVVFGNQRSECTAFINIDLTAVGNWAERNNIGYASYQELARHPQVMDTIQSHVEEVNRSVAEDEMLSGCQVHRFVVLHKELDADDGELTRTRKVRRKIIEEKYADIITALYDGSKQVSTETEVTYEDGRKGSIKATLEIRDAAVQPTSHKMAAE from the coding sequence GTGCCGGCGCTGTTGCATCGCAACGCAAGTGAATTCGCAAACGCCCCCGCTTACCGGGAGAAGGAATACGGGATCTGGCAAAGCTGGACCTGGTCGCAAACCCGCGACGAGGTTGAGGCGCTGGCGCTCGGATTTTTGGAGCTGGGACTGGATGAGGGCGATTTCGTCGCTGTTATCGGGCGCAACCGACCATACCTCTATTGGGCGATGATGGCGGCGCAGATGGCTGGCGCCATCCCCGTCCCGCTTTACCAAGACGCCAACGCCGAAGAGATGGCCTATGTCATGGGCCACTGCGGCGCGCGCATCGCCGTGGTGGGCGATCAGGAGCAGGTCGACAAGATCATCGAAGTGCAGGCGCAGCTGCCTGACTTTGAGCGGATGGTCTATCTCGACCCGCGGGGCCTGCGGAAATATGACCACTCCAAGCTTGACCAATACAGCGCAGTGCAGGAATTGGGCCGCGCCAATCGCGAAAAGCACATCGCCGAGTTGGAGGCGCGTCAGGCCAAGCTGAATTACGACTCGACCGGTGTGATGCTTTACACCTCGGGCACCACAGGCAAGCCCAAGGGCGTGGTGCTGAGCAACCGCAACGTGATTGAAACGGCGAAATCTTCGTCAGAGTTCGACAATCTGCGTCGCACGGACGAGATCCTCGCCTATCTGCCGATGGCATGGGTTGGGGATTTCATCTTCTCCGTGGGCCAAGCGCTCTGGACCGGGTTCTGCACCAACTGCCCTGAAAGCGCCGACACCATGCATGTCGATCTGCGCGAGATCGGGCCGACCTATTACTTCGCTCCGCCGCGCGTGTTCGAGACGCAGCTGACCAGCGTTATGATCCGTATGGAAGACGCGAGCCGCTTCAAGAAATGGCTGTTCGATACCTTCATGGCCCATGCCCGCAAGGTTGGGCCTGCGATTTTGGACGGCAAGAAGGTCTCGTTCATGGACCGTGCGAAATATGCGCTTGGTGAGCTGATGATCTATGGCCCGCTGAAAAACACGCTCGGGTTCAGCCGCGTGCGTGTTGGCTATACGGCAGGCGAGGCGATTGGGCCTGAGATTTTTGATTTCTACCGCTCGCTCGGCATCAACCTCAAACAACTCTACGGCCAGACCGAGGCGACGGTGTTCATCACCGCGCAGCCCGATGGCGAGGTGCGCAGTGATACCGTGGGTGTGACCTGCCCCGGCGTTGAGTTGAAAATCGCCGACAATGGCGAGGTCTTCTACCGCTCGCCGGGTGTTTTTGTGGAATACTACAAGAACCCCGAAAGCACCGCAGACACCAAAGATGCCGAGGGCTGGGTCGCCACGGGCGATGCGGGCTTTATCGAAGAAGGCTCGGGCCACCTGCGCATCATCGACCGCGCCAAGGACGTGGGCCAGATGGCCGATGGGCGCCTCTTTGCGCCGAAATATGTGGAGAACAAGCTCAAGTTCTTCCCCAACATCCTTGAGACTGTGGTTTTTGGCAACCAGCGCAGCGAATGCACCGCTTTCATCAACATCGACCTCACGGCGGTGGGCAACTGGGCCGAGCGCAACAACATCGGCTATGCCTCTTACCAAGAACTCGCGCGGCATCCGCAGGTGATGGACACGATCCAAAGCCATGTGGAGGAGGTGAACCGCTCGGTCGCCGAGGATGAGATGCTTTCGGGATGTCAGGTGCACCGTTTTGTCGTGCTGCACAAAGAGTTGGACGCCGACGATGGTGAATTGACCCGCACCCGCAAAGTGCGCCGCAAGATCATCGAAGAGAAATACGCCGATATCATCACCGCACTTTATGACGGCTCCAAACAGGTCAGTACCGAGACGGAAGTGACCTATGAGGACGGCCGCAAAGGCTCGATCAAGGCGACGCTCGAGATTCGCGACGCCGCGGTGCAGCCGACCAGCCACAAGATGGCAGCAGAATGA
- a CDS encoding ABC transporter ATP-binding protein, with protein MKDQADSYVTDDGRTIGPTVMEMKNITLRFGGVEAIKDISFDIREGEIRAIIGPNGAGKSSMLNVISGFYVPQEGEVWYKGAQRPPMKPYQVAQQGIARTFQNIALFEGMSVLDNVMTGRLTQMKSGLLAQSLWKGKAEREEVENREIAEKVIDFLEIQAIRKTPVARLPYGLKKRVELARALAAEPTILLLDEPMAGMNVEEKEDMSRFILDVNDEFGTTIALIEHDMGVVMDLSDRVVVMDYGRKIGDGSPHDVRNNQEVIDAYLGVAHE; from the coding sequence GTGAAAGATCAGGCTGACAGCTATGTCACCGACGACGGCCGCACAATCGGCCCCACGGTGATGGAGATGAAAAACATCACCCTGCGTTTCGGCGGTGTGGAAGCGATCAAGGACATCTCGTTTGACATCCGCGAGGGCGAAATCCGCGCGATCATTGGGCCGAACGGGGCGGGCAAGTCCTCGATGCTCAATGTGATCAGTGGCTTCTACGTCCCGCAGGAGGGTGAGGTTTGGTACAAAGGCGCGCAGCGTCCGCCGATGAAACCCTACCAGGTGGCGCAGCAGGGCATCGCACGGACCTTTCAGAACATCGCGCTGTTTGAGGGCATGTCAGTGCTCGACAACGTGATGACGGGCCGTCTGACCCAGATGAAATCGGGGCTGCTGGCGCAGTCCCTGTGGAAGGGAAAAGCCGAGCGCGAAGAAGTGGAGAACCGCGAGATCGCCGAGAAGGTCATCGACTTTCTGGAGATTCAGGCGATCCGTAAAACCCCGGTCGCGCGTCTGCCTTACGGTCTGAAAAAGCGCGTTGAACTGGCCCGCGCCTTGGCGGCTGAGCCAACGATCCTGCTGCTGGATGAGCCGATGGCTGGCATGAACGTCGAAGAGAAAGAGGACATGTCCCGCTTTATCCTCGATGTGAACGACGAATTCGGCACCACCATCGCGCTGATTGAGCATGACATGGGCGTGGTCATGGACCTTAGCGACCGCGTCGTGGTGATGGACTACGGTCGCAAGATCGGTGACGGCTCGCCCCATGACGTGCGCAACAATCAAGAGGTGATCGACGCCTATCTGGGGGTGGCACATGAGTGA
- a CDS encoding branched-chain amino acid ABC transporter permease, producing the protein MFYREAGDFSTTYAEDQQTFPIKFDRYRYYVVLFVAIFVIPFMVNDYWVNSLFLPFLIYAIAAIGLNILVGYCGQVSLGTGGFMAVGAYASYKLMTAMPDVSMFIHILLAGLITAAVGALFGLPSLRIKGFYLAVATLAAQFFLVWLFNRVPWFYNYSASGQISAPERDTFGILITGPSAEAWATYMFCLIFTVFSALVARNLTRGSVGRKWMAIRDMDIAAEIIGVNPLRAKLTAFAVSSFFIGISGALFFSIYLGAVEVGEAFGITKSFLVLFMIIIGGLGSIFGSFAGAAFLVLLPVLLKIVGVDWLGWPTDIVAHLQLVIVGGLIVIFLIAEPHGLAQLWRVAKEKLRLWPFPH; encoded by the coding sequence ATGTTCTATCGTGAAGCAGGCGATTTCAGCACGACTTACGCCGAAGACCAACAGACCTTTCCGATCAAATTCGACCGCTACCGTTACTATGTGGTGCTGTTCGTCGCGATCTTCGTCATTCCCTTCATGGTCAATGACTACTGGGTAAACTCGCTGTTCCTGCCCTTCTTGATCTACGCCATCGCGGCGATCGGGCTGAACATCCTTGTCGGCTATTGCGGGCAGGTGAGCCTTGGCACCGGGGGCTTCATGGCGGTGGGCGCTTACGCCTCCTACAAACTGATGACGGCGATGCCAGATGTGAGCATGTTCATCCATATCCTGCTCGCCGGGTTGATCACCGCCGCCGTTGGGGCGCTCTTCGGCCTGCCAAGCCTGCGGATTAAGGGGTTCTACCTTGCCGTGGCGACACTTGCGGCGCAGTTCTTCCTTGTGTGGCTGTTTAACCGGGTGCCGTGGTTCTACAACTACTCGGCCTCCGGCCAGATCAGCGCACCTGAGCGGGACACTTTTGGCATCCTGATCACCGGACCGAGCGCCGAAGCCTGGGCCACCTATATGTTCTGCCTGATCTTCACGGTCTTTTCGGCACTGGTGGCGCGCAACCTGACGCGCGGCTCGGTGGGACGTAAATGGATGGCGATCCGCGACATGGACATCGCGGCCGAGATCATCGGGGTGAACCCGCTGCGGGCGAAACTGACGGCCTTTGCGGTGAGCTCTTTCTTCATCGGCATCTCCGGCGCGTTGTTCTTTTCGATCTATCTCGGCGCGGTCGAAGTGGGCGAAGCCTTCGGCATCACCAAATCGTTCCTTGTGCTCTTTATGATCATCATCGGAGGATTGGGCAGCATCTTTGGCAGCTTTGCGGGGGCCGCATTCCTTGTGCTGCTGCCGGTGCTTCTGAAGATCGTCGGCGTCGACTGGCTGGGCTGGCCCACGGATATCGTGGCGCATTTGCAGCTGGTGATTGTCGGCGGGCTGATCGTGATCTTCCTGATCGCAGAGCCGCACGGGCTGGCGCAGCTGTGGCGCGTGGCCAAGGAAAAACTGAGATTGTGGCCCTTCCCGCACTAA
- a CDS encoding ABC transporter substrate-binding protein has translation MKYKLGTLAVAGLMAASPVMADLVFPSLSYRTGPYAAGGIPFADGYADYFTLLNERDGGIGGETIRVPECETAYNTEKGVECYESTKGEGALVYQPLSTGITYQLIPKVTADDIPMLTSGLGRTSAKNGNTFSHVFNFPANYWDGASVAIKHIMEQEGGSLEGKKIALVYHNSAYGKEPIRTLQELSEKHGFELKEVPVDHPGQEQKSQWLQIRRDKPDYVIMYGWGVMNQVAVQEAANIRFPMDKFIGIWWSGSENDVLAAGAKADGYKALTFHNVGSDYPLYDDLQKYVVDAGKAAGAGDQVGSVLYNRGVYAAMLVSEAARTAQEIHGVSDISGGQMRDGMEQLEITEEKMAALGLPDFGPEFSVSCENHGGEGFVAVTQWDAEAKEWNLVSDFMQSDQDVIQPLIDADSSAYADENAIEGNC, from the coding sequence ATGAAATATAAACTGGGAACACTGGCCGTAGCTGGCCTGATGGCCGCAAGCCCCGTGATGGCGGACCTTGTCTTTCCATCGCTGAGCTATCGTACCGGGCCCTACGCGGCGGGCGGCATCCCCTTCGCCGACGGTTACGCCGATTACTTCACGTTGCTGAACGAGCGTGACGGCGGCATCGGTGGCGAAACCATCCGTGTGCCAGAGTGCGAGACCGCCTATAACACCGAAAAAGGCGTTGAGTGCTACGAGTCGACCAAGGGCGAAGGCGCGCTGGTGTATCAGCCGCTCTCGACCGGCATCACCTACCAGCTGATCCCCAAAGTCACCGCAGACGACATCCCGATGCTGACATCGGGTCTGGGCCGTACCTCGGCCAAGAACGGCAACACTTTCAGCCACGTCTTTAACTTCCCTGCGAACTACTGGGATGGCGCGTCTGTTGCGATCAAGCACATCATGGAGCAGGAAGGCGGCAGCCTTGAGGGCAAGAAGATCGCGCTCGTGTACCACAACTCCGCCTATGGCAAGGAGCCGATCCGCACGCTGCAAGAGCTGAGCGAGAAGCATGGTTTCGAGCTGAAAGAAGTGCCCGTCGATCACCCCGGTCAGGAGCAGAAATCGCAGTGGCTGCAAATCCGCCGCGACAAGCCTGACTATGTGATCATGTATGGCTGGGGCGTGATGAACCAAGTTGCGGTTCAAGAAGCCGCCAACATCCGCTTCCCGATGGATAAGTTCATTGGGATCTGGTGGTCCGGTTCGGAAAACGACGTTCTGGCGGCGGGTGCCAAGGCCGATGGCTACAAGGCGCTGACCTTCCACAACGTGGGCTCCGACTATCCGCTTTATGACGATCTGCAGAAGTACGTCGTCGATGCGGGCAAAGCTGCCGGCGCAGGCGATCAGGTTGGTTCGGTGCTTTATAACCGTGGCGTCTATGCCGCCATGCTGGTGTCTGAAGCGGCCCGTACGGCGCAGGAAATCCACGGTGTGAGCGACATCTCCGGCGGCCAGATGCGCGACGGGATGGAGCAGCTTGAGATCACCGAAGAGAAGATGGCGGCGCTTGGCTTGCCGGACTTCGGGCCTGAGTTCTCGGTCTCCTGTGAAAACCACGGTGGTGAGGGCTTTGTCGCCGTGACCCAGTGGGATGCGGAAGCCAAGGAATGGAACCTCGTGTCGGACTTCATGCAGTCGGATCAAGACGTGATCCAGCCGCTGATCGATGCGGATAGCTCGGCCTATGCCGACGAAAACGCCATCGAAGGCAACTGCTAA
- a CDS encoding ABC transporter ATP-binding protein, which produces MLDAANTNDVAVDNLLEVNNIEVIYNHVILVLKGVSLNVPKGGITALLGGNGAGKTTTLKAISGLLASERGEVTKGSIKYRGGPIQHQDPAETVKKGVVQVMEGRHCFEHLTIEENLLTGAYTRTDGNAAIQQDLEMVYNYFPRLKERRRSQAGYTSGGEQQMCAIGRALMSRPETILLDEPSMGLAPQLVEQIFEIVKSVNEQEGVTFLLAEQNTNVALRFAHYGYILESGRVVMDGPAKDLRENQDVKEFYLGMSDEGRKSFRDVRSYRRRKRWLS; this is translated from the coding sequence ATGCTGGATGCCGCCAACACCAATGACGTCGCAGTCGACAACCTGCTTGAGGTCAACAATATCGAGGTGATCTACAACCACGTCATCCTCGTGCTGAAGGGCGTCAGCCTGAACGTGCCCAAGGGCGGCATCACCGCGCTGCTGGGCGGCAATGGCGCGGGCAAGACGACGACGCTCAAGGCGATCTCGGGGCTGCTGGCCTCGGAGCGAGGCGAGGTTACCAAAGGCTCTATCAAATACCGCGGCGGTCCGATCCAGCATCAGGATCCTGCCGAGACCGTGAAGAAAGGTGTCGTGCAGGTCATGGAAGGCCGTCACTGTTTTGAGCACCTCACCATCGAAGAAAACCTGCTGACCGGTGCCTATACCCGCACCGATGGCAATGCCGCGATTCAGCAGGATCTTGAGATGGTTTATAACTATTTCCCCCGCCTGAAAGAGCGCCGCCGCTCGCAGGCTGGCTATACCTCGGGCGGCGAGCAGCAGATGTGCGCCATTGGCCGCGCCCTGATGTCCCGGCCTGAGACGATCCTTTTGGACGAGCCATCGATGGGCCTTGCGCCGCAACTGGTTGAGCAGATTTTCGAGATCGTGAAATCGGTGAACGAGCAAGAGGGCGTGACCTTCTTGCTGGCCGAGCAGAACACCAACGTCGCGCTGCGCTTTGCGCATTACGGCTACATCCTCGAATCGGGGCGCGTGGTGATGGACGGTCCCGCCAAGGACCTACGTGAGAACCAAGACGTGAAGGAATTCTACCTCGGCATGTCCGACGAGGGCCGCAAAAGCTTTCGCGACGTGCGCAGCTACCGCCGCCGCAAACGCTGGCTGAGTTAA
- a CDS encoding phenylacetate--CoA ligase family protein, which produces MLTKPHFDDLETRSADQRAADLAQALPQQIARAQGLPGYGETLKGVNATQITSAAALADLPVLRKSELGKAQAGQPPFGGFTTKPVTEFSHVFQSPGPIYEPSSNDPDWWRMGRFLHAAGIGAGDVVHNCFGYHLTPAGMIFESGARAVGATVLPAGTGQTELQVTAARDVGSTAYAGTPDYLKVILEKADAMGVELKITKAAVGGGALFPSLRAFYQERGITCLQSYATADLGNIAYESPAMEGLIVDEQVIVEIVTPGTGIPVAPGEVGEVVVTTLNPDYPLIRFATGDLSAVLEGESPCGRTNMRIKGWMGRADQTTKIKGMFVRPEQVAALVAQHEEIQKARVIASREGEADVMTVQIETAGVDKDAYARSVADLLKLKGRVELVAPGSLPRDGLVIEDTRSYD; this is translated from the coding sequence ATGCTGACCAAGCCCCATTTCGACGATCTGGAAACCCGCAGCGCCGACCAACGGGCGGCCGATCTGGCGCAGGCGCTGCCGCAGCAGATCGCCCGCGCGCAGGGCTTGCCGGGCTATGGCGAGACGCTCAAAGGGGTGAATGCGACACAGATCACCTCGGCCGCCGCCCTAGCCGACCTCCCGGTGCTGCGCAAATCTGAGCTTGGCAAGGCGCAGGCGGGGCAGCCGCCCTTCGGCGGGTTCACGACCAAGCCGGTGACGGAGTTCAGCCATGTCTTCCAGTCGCCCGGACCGATTTACGAGCCCTCCAGCAACGATCCTGACTGGTGGCGGATGGGGCGCTTCCTGCATGCCGCGGGCATCGGCGCGGGCGATGTGGTGCACAACTGCTTTGGCTACCACCTGACCCCTGCCGGCATGATCTTCGAATCCGGGGCGCGCGCGGTCGGGGCGACCGTCTTGCCCGCAGGCACTGGCCAGACCGAGCTACAGGTCACCGCCGCCCGTGATGTGGGCTCAACCGCCTATGCGGGCACGCCGGATTACCTCAAGGTGATCTTGGAAAAGGCCGATGCCATGGGGGTTGAGCTGAAAATCACCAAGGCGGCAGTCGGCGGCGGCGCGCTTTTCCCCAGCCTGCGGGCCTTCTATCAAGAGCGCGGTATCACCTGTTTGCAATCCTATGCCACCGCCGATCTGGGCAATATCGCCTATGAAAGCCCGGCGATGGAGGGGCTGATCGTCGACGAGCAGGTCATCGTCGAGATCGTCACTCCCGGCACCGGAATCCCGGTCGCGCCTGGCGAGGTTGGCGAGGTGGTGGTCACCACGCTGAACCCCGATTACCCGCTCATTCGCTTCGCCACCGGCGACCTTAGTGCCGTTTTGGAGGGCGAAAGCCCCTGTGGGCGGACCAACATGCGGATCAAGGGCTGGATGGGCCGCGCCGATCAGACCACCAAGATCAAGGGCATGTTCGTCCGGCCCGAGCAGGTGGCGGCACTGGTCGCCCAGCACGAGGAGATCCAAAAGGCCCGCGTCATCGCCAGCCGGGAAGGCGAGGCCGATGTGATGACAGTTCAGATCGAAACCGCCGGAGTGGACAAGGACGCTTATGCCCGATCCGTCGCCGATCTACTCAAGCTCAAGGGCCGGGTCGAGCTGGTTGCCCCCGGCAGCCTGCCGCGCGACGGGTTGGTGATCGAAGATACCCGCAGCTACGATTGA
- a CDS encoding iron ABC transporter permease has translation MTLNTASSETPHLRRARDGLRALSAVALTVATLCALPMLAVLIAALSGGTETVQHLIDTVLGRYTVTTLLLVLLVSLGTFAIGVGAAWLVTMTRFPGAKLLEIALVLPLAFPAYVLAYAYTHVLDHPGIVQTMLRDITGWGPRDYWFPEIRSLGGAAAMLVLVLYPYVYLLARAAFLQQSGTTFLAARALGSSAWAAFFKVSLPLARPAIAGGVLLAVMETIADFGTVAYFGVQTFATGIYTSWFSMFDRAAAAQLALCLLSFALLLAMLERAQRGKAKYHDPARRTQSAPPAELKGWQAAAAIILCGVPVLFGAVLPVVILVTMGLDSEQSLFSPRYLGFMRNSVTLAGVAAVLTVLAAISVGFYRRLRPGRVSQGAAYVARLGYAVPGGVIAVGLLVPFAAFDNALDAWMRETFDVSTGLLITGSIWLLVLAYLVRFLAAALGAYEGGQSMVHANMDAAARSLGQTPLGTLRRVHLPILAPSLLTALLIVFVDVMKELPATLIMRPFNYDTLAVQAYRLASDERLNGAAVPSLVIVAMGLLPVILICRQVGRQR, from the coding sequence ATGACGCTGAACACCGCCTCCTCTGAGACGCCTCATCTGCGCCGCGCCCGCGACGGGCTGCGCGCGCTGTCGGCTGTCGCCCTGACCGTCGCCACCCTCTGTGCGCTGCCGATGCTGGCGGTGCTGATCGCCGCGCTGAGCGGCGGGACGGAGACGGTGCAACACCTGATCGACACGGTGCTGGGCCGCTACACGGTGACGACGCTGCTGCTGGTGTTGCTGGTATCTCTTGGCACCTTTGCCATCGGTGTGGGGGCGGCTTGGCTGGTGACGATGACACGTTTCCCCGGCGCCAAGCTGTTGGAGATTGCACTGGTGCTGCCGCTGGCCTTCCCGGCCTATGTGCTGGCCTACGCCTATACCCATGTGCTCGACCATCCCGGCATTGTGCAGACCATGCTGCGCGACATCACGGGCTGGGGTCCGCGTGACTACTGGTTCCCCGAGATCCGCTCGCTTGGCGGGGCGGCGGCGATGCTGGTGTTGGTGCTTTATCCTTACGTCTACCTCCTGGCCCGCGCCGCATTTCTGCAACAAAGCGGGACGACATTCCTGGCCGCCCGCGCGCTCGGCTCCAGCGCTTGGGCCGCGTTTTTCAAGGTCAGCTTGCCGCTGGCACGTCCTGCCATTGCGGGCGGCGTGTTGCTGGCGGTGATGGAGACCATCGCCGATTTCGGCACCGTGGCCTATTTCGGCGTCCAGACCTTTGCCACCGGCATCTACACCAGCTGGTTTTCCATGTTCGACCGGGCCGCCGCCGCGCAACTGGCGCTTTGCCTGCTGAGTTTCGCGCTGTTGCTGGCGATGCTGGAGCGGGCGCAGCGCGGCAAGGCCAAGTATCACGACCCCGCGCGCCGGACCCAATCCGCACCGCCAGCCGAGTTGAAAGGCTGGCAAGCCGCAGCGGCGATCATACTTTGTGGTGTGCCGGTGCTCTTTGGCGCGGTGCTGCCGGTGGTCATCCTCGTGACCATGGGGCTTGATAGCGAGCAGAGCCTTTTCAGCCCGCGCTACCTCGGTTTCATGCGCAACTCGGTAACGCTTGCTGGGGTCGCGGCTGTGCTGACGGTGCTGGCGGCGATCAGTGTGGGGTTTTACCGGCGGCTGCGCCCGGGCCGGGTCTCGCAGGGGGCGGCTTATGTCGCGCGGTTGGGCTATGCGGTGCCGGGCGGGGTGATCGCCGTGGGGCTGCTGGTGCCCTTCGCGGCCTTCGACAACGCGCTCGACGCTTGGATGCGCGAGACCTTTGATGTTTCCACCGGGCTTTTGATTACCGGTTCAATTTGGCTCTTGGTGCTGGCCTATCTGGTGCGCTTCCTCGCTGCGGCGCTTGGGGCCTATGAGGGCGGGCAGTCGATGGTGCATGCGAATATGGACGCCGCCGCGCGGTCACTGGGGCAGACGCCCTTGGGGACGCTGCGCCGGGTGCATCTGCCGATCCTTGCGCCGAGCCTGCTGACCGCGCTGCTGATCGTCTTTGTCGACGTGATGAAGGAACTGCCTGCGACGCTGATCATGCGGCCTTTCAACTATGACACGCTGGCGGTGCAGGCGTACCGGCTGGCGAGTGATGAACGCTTGAACGGAGCGGCGGTGCCGAGCTTGGTGATCGTGGCGATGGGGCTGCTGCCGGTGATCTTGATCTGTCGGCAGGTGGGGCGTCAGCGGTAA